The Skermanella pratensis genome has a window encoding:
- a CDS encoding IS256 family transposase, with protein MTKDTMTLLLDQIQASTDGDFLRAIAAHTLQRLMEFEVDGLIGAGRHERSDERTTYRNGYRDRQLETRLGTLDLKIPKLRQGTYFPAFLEPRKTTEKALTAVIQEAWIQGVSTRKVDDLVQALGMTGISKSQVSALCQDIDTRVLSFLERPLDGEWPYLWLDATYIKVRQNGRIVSIAAIIATGVNQDGRREILGLGLGQSEAATFWIEFLRGLVRRGLKGVKLVISDAHEGLKAAITQVLSATWQRCRVHFMRSLLAHVPKSQQSVVSAAVRQVFVQPDRETAGQAWRHVADQLRPRFHKVAALLDDAEHDVLAYMDYPEPHRSKLHSTNPIERLNKEVKRRTNVVGIFPNEASVRRLVGAVLLEQNDEWQLQHRYLTLETMTGMAASDEAALAALTKT; from the coding sequence ATGACCAAGGATACGATGACACTTCTGCTCGACCAGATCCAGGCCAGTACCGATGGCGACTTCCTGCGCGCCATCGCCGCTCACACGCTCCAGCGGCTGATGGAGTTCGAGGTCGACGGCCTGATCGGCGCCGGGCGCCATGAGCGCTCCGACGAGCGCACCACATACCGCAACGGCTATCGGGATCGTCAGCTGGAAACCCGGCTCGGCACGCTCGACCTGAAGATACCGAAGCTGCGCCAGGGGACCTACTTTCCGGCTTTTCTGGAGCCCCGCAAAACTACCGAGAAGGCGCTGACGGCCGTGATCCAGGAAGCGTGGATCCAGGGCGTGTCCACCCGCAAGGTCGATGACCTGGTCCAGGCGCTGGGCATGACCGGCATCTCCAAGTCGCAGGTCTCGGCGCTGTGCCAGGACATCGACACCCGCGTGCTGTCCTTCCTCGAGCGGCCGCTGGATGGCGAGTGGCCCTACCTTTGGCTCGATGCGACCTACATCAAGGTCCGCCAGAATGGCCGCATCGTGTCGATCGCGGCAATAATCGCCACCGGCGTCAACCAGGACGGCCGCCGTGAAATCCTCGGGCTCGGCCTGGGTCAATCTGAAGCCGCCACCTTCTGGATCGAGTTTCTGCGTGGTCTGGTCCGTCGCGGCCTGAAGGGCGTGAAGCTGGTGATCTCCGACGCCCACGAAGGTCTCAAGGCGGCCATCACGCAGGTCCTGAGCGCCACATGGCAACGGTGCCGGGTGCATTTCATGAGATCGCTATTGGCCCATGTGCCGAAAAGCCAGCAGTCGGTCGTCTCGGCCGCTGTCCGGCAGGTCTTCGTCCAGCCCGATCGCGAGACTGCCGGACAAGCCTGGCGCCACGTCGCCGATCAGCTCCGCCCGCGCTTTCACAAGGTCGCCGCCCTGCTCGACGATGCCGAACACGACGTGCTCGCCTACATGGACTATCCTGAACCCCATCGTAGCAAGTTGCACTCGACCAATCCGATCGAGCGCTTGAACAAGGAAGTCAAGCGCCGGACCAATGTCGTCGGCATCTTCCCGAACGAGGCCAGCGTTCGCAGGCTTGTTGGTGCTGTACTTCTCGAGCAGAATGACGAGTGGCAACTACAACATCGTTACCTGACGCTTGAAACCATGACCGGCATGGCCGCCAGTGATGAAGCGGCCCTCGCCGCGCTGACAAAGACCTGA
- a CDS encoding IS630 family transposase (programmed frameshift), giving the protein MVAVAIRRDIEASELRRLARLERDGRVSSRLLALAAVLDGVSREQAARIGGMDRQTLRDWVHRFNEASVAGLRDRARSGRPCLLAEELLPELAALIADGPQVERDGVVEYRLSHIRALSLRHFGADYSQGGMHAVLRRMGFSWLKPRPIHPKTDLVAQETFKKNFGQTLACIRDQHPEVEQVEVWFQDEARVGQKGSLTHLWAPTGTRPRAVRDHRFKSAYIFGAVCPERDTGVALVVNRVSTEAMNLMLAEISQAVGKAAHAAVLIDGAGWHIANDLEVPVNITLVPLPPYSPELNAIERLWQVMRDTLLSHRLFTDLNHIIEVCCTTWNTLIGQPGRIRSTCGYSWAAPVRTS; this is encoded by the exons ATGGTGGCTGTTGCGATCCGACGAGACATCGAGGCCAGCGAGTTGCGGCGCCTTGCCCGCCTGGAGCGGGATGGTCGGGTATCCAGCCGGCTTCTGGCGCTGGCCGCGGTGCTCGATGGTGTCAGCCGCGAACAGGCCGCCCGCATCGGAGGAATGGATCGGCAGACCCTGCGCGACTGGGTTCACCGCTTCAACGAAGCGAGTGTGGCAGGCCTGCGCGACCGTGCCCGGTCGGGTCGGCCTTGCCTGCTGGCCGAGGAACTGCTCCCGGAGTTGGCCGCCCTGATCGCCGACGGCCCGCAGGTCGAGCGCGACGGTGTGGTCGAGTACCGCCTGTCCCATATCCGCGCGTTGTCGCTGCGGCACTTCGGCGCCGACTACAGCCAGGGTGGCATGCACGCCGTGTTGCGCCGGATGGGCTTTTCCTGGCTGAAGCCCCGGCCGATCCATCCCAAGACCGATCTTGTGGCCCAGGAGACATTTA AAAAAAACTTCGGCCAGACGCTGGCATGCATCCGTGATCAGCATCCCGAAGTCGAGCAGGTGGAGGTCTGGTTCCAGGACGAGGCCAGGGTCGGCCAGAAAGGCTCACTGACCCATCTGTGGGCCCCGACCGGCACGCGACCTCGAGCGGTGCGCGACCATCGCTTCAAGTCCGCCTACATCTTCGGCGCGGTTTGTCCGGAGCGCGACACCGGGGTGGCACTGGTGGTCAACCGGGTCAGCACCGAGGCGATGAACCTCATGCTCGCCGAGATCAGCCAAGCCGTCGGCAAGGCCGCACATGCCGCCGTGCTGATCGACGGCGCCGGCTGGCACATCGCTAACGATCTCGAGGTGCCGGTCAACATCACTCTCGTCCCGCTGCCGCCCTACAGTCCGGAACTCAATGCCATTGAGCGTCTGTGGCAAGTCATGCGGGACACCCTGCTCTCACACCGCCTCTTCACCGATCTCAACCACATCATCGAAGTCTGCTGCACAACCTGGAATACTCTCATCGGCCAGCCTGGACGGATCCGGTCTACATGCGGTTACTCCTGGGCCGCACCAGTCAGAACTTCCTGA
- a CDS encoding helix-turn-helix transcriptional regulator: protein MDDRTTQPSFPKGGVSPMPSAVPKLVTAKELSAKIPYSAVHVWRLEQKGEFPRRIHLGCNRVAWLEAEILEWLARKLAGREAAALTREAA, encoded by the coding sequence ATGGACGACCGAACGACCCAACCTTCCTTTCCCAAAGGCGGGGTCTCACCAATGCCGTCGGCGGTTCCCAAGCTGGTAACCGCGAAGGAACTGTCCGCCAAAATTCCGTACAGCGCCGTGCATGTCTGGCGCCTAGAGCAAAAAGGCGAGTTCCCTCGCCGTATCCATCTTGGTTGCAACCGGGTAGCCTGGCTGGAAGCCGAAATCCTCGAATGGCTAGCCAGGAAGCTGGCCGGGCGCGAAGCAGCCGCCCTGACGCGTGAAGCGGCGTAG
- a CDS encoding tyrosine-type recombinase/integrase, translating into MPRLTEKPLTATFVDKVRPSNDRTEYPDATVRGLRLRVEPTGRKSWSVLGRADGKLVRGRLGEFPAMSLANARLEAVKVLGELRKGTRPKAAATAKRSVEMVVSEWLKRDQSCNRSAAEVERSFRKDVLPQIGQMDIAAVGKADIHRLLDAIIDRHAPVEANRVFSRLRRMFTWAAGRDYVSASPLTSMEAPSSEQSRDRVLTPEELRLVWNAAGREGYPFGPMTQLLILTGQRLREVSDARWSEFDLDKGIWTIPGGRAKNGVEHVVHLAPAALEVLGTLPRYDVEFLFTTTLTTSVSGFSRARARLGTDSGVTGWCFHDLRRTFATMASQDLGLNPVVIDRILNHVSSTVRGIAAVYQRGQYLDQRKTALKAWACYVVALGRTDHIENVEPLRRPA; encoded by the coding sequence GTGCCCCGTCTCACCGAAAAACCTCTAACCGCCACCTTCGTTGACAAGGTGCGGCCGTCCAATGACCGAACCGAATACCCCGACGCCACTGTTCGGGGCCTGCGCCTGCGCGTTGAGCCGACCGGCAGGAAATCCTGGTCCGTCCTAGGCCGCGCCGATGGCAAGCTGGTCAGGGGGCGCCTGGGCGAGTTCCCAGCCATGTCGCTGGCGAACGCCAGGCTGGAAGCTGTGAAGGTACTGGGCGAGTTGCGCAAGGGCACCAGGCCCAAGGCCGCCGCCACAGCAAAGCGTTCGGTCGAAATGGTGGTTTCCGAGTGGCTGAAGCGGGACCAGTCCTGCAATCGGAGCGCCGCCGAGGTCGAACGGTCATTCCGGAAGGATGTCTTGCCCCAGATCGGCCAGATGGATATCGCCGCGGTCGGCAAGGCCGACATCCACCGACTGCTCGACGCCATCATCGATCGCCACGCGCCTGTGGAAGCAAACCGGGTGTTTAGCCGGTTGCGGCGGATGTTCACCTGGGCTGCCGGCCGCGACTATGTGAGCGCAAGCCCGCTGACGTCGATGGAGGCGCCGAGCAGCGAGCAGTCACGCGACAGGGTACTAACGCCGGAGGAGCTCCGCCTTGTATGGAATGCTGCCGGCCGCGAAGGATATCCCTTCGGACCGATGACCCAGTTACTGATCCTGACCGGTCAGCGCCTCCGGGAAGTCTCGGACGCCCGCTGGTCGGAGTTCGACCTTGACAAAGGCATCTGGACCATCCCAGGCGGACGGGCCAAGAACGGTGTCGAGCACGTTGTCCATCTTGCCCCGGCCGCGCTGGAGGTGCTGGGAACCCTGCCCCGGTATGACGTCGAGTTCCTGTTCACGACAACGCTGACCACCTCCGTCAGCGGCTTCAGCCGTGCCCGCGCCCGGCTCGGGACGGACAGCGGTGTCACCGGATGGTGCTTCCATGACCTGCGCCGGACATTCGCGACGATGGCCAGTCAGGATTTAGGACTCAACCCAGTCGTGATCGATCGTATCCTGAACCACGTCAGCAGCACGGTTCGCGGCATCGCCGCCGTTTACCAGCGGGGTCAGTATCTGGACCAACGCAAGACGGCTCTGAAGGCATGGGCATGCTACGTGGTCGCCCTGGGGCGCACGGATCATATCGAAAATGTAGAGCCGCTGCGGAGGCCGGCATGA